A single window of Dermacentor albipictus isolate Rhodes 1998 colony chromosome 1, USDA_Dalb.pri_finalv2, whole genome shotgun sequence DNA harbors:
- the LOC135900449 gene encoding uncharacterized protein, producing MKKKMKMSFATAPLLAAGRHRGPMQFRCPVRGLWLVQAVAPLIYPRYSAVNGADDAPTTVSGAAWLTTSSPQATLGSVARFTCAAPVSWAASFQWYANEALVEADQFAPGRPFRVALRRGEDRASMPEELAYTVLEVRAEQPKVGRVSCLVATNDTRVKRPRMRMSSPYIVSSDGGRRLHYSHNATCGRTRRCVDGNSSCYADLAAQVRRCLCVRGYPFYSAPRASCLKHYTGLGSHCVNNLDCRDEPNSVCGSAGRCVCAPSYSGEYQLGQCVREVGLMGACSAETMCSAEHSHCSANLTCQCYQGRRYDGSKCVADVRGEGLRFRAGFFVLVAALCLIALAALVGTAVARAACQLLPIRHGARDSRHRRLVVRLL from the exons atgaagaagaaaatgaagatgAGCTTCGCTACGGCGCCGCTTCTCGCTGCTGGCCGACACCGCGGCCCGATGCAATTCCGATGCCCCGTTCGCGGCCTGTGGCTGGTGCAAGCGGTGGCACCGCTGATCTACCCTCGCTACTCCGCCGTCAATGGGGCCGATGATGCCCCGACGACCGTGTCCGGCGCAGCGTGGCTCACCACGTCCAGTCCTCAGGCGACGCTGGGTTCGGTCGCCCGGTTCACCTGTGCGGCGCCCGTGTCCTGGGCGGCCTCCTTCCAGTGGTACGCGAACGAGGCGCTCGTCGAGGCGGACCAGTTCGCTCCCGGGCGGCCGTTCCGCGTCGCCCTTCGCCGCGGCGAGGACCGCGCGTCGATGCCCGAGGAGCTCGCGTACACCGTGCTCGAGGTGCGCGCCGAACAGCCGAAAGTGGGCCGCGTCAGCTGCCTCGTCGCCACCAACGACACTCGCGTTAAGCGGCCGCGAATGAGGATGTCTTCGCCGTACATCGTAAGCTCGGACGGCGGTCGCCGGCTCCACTATTCGCACAACGCCACCTGCGGCCGCACGCGAAGGTGCGTGGACGGGAATTCCAGCTGCTACGCCGATCTCGCCGCACAG GTTCGCCGCTGCCTGTGCGTGCGCGGCTACCCGTTCTACTCGGCGCCGCGCGCCTCGTGCCTCAAGCACTACACGGGCCTGGGCTCGCACTGCGTCAACAACCTCGACTGCAGGGACGAGCCGAACTCCGTGTGCGGCTCCGCCGGCCGCTGCGTCTGCGCGCCTTCGTACAGCGGCGAGTACCAGTTGGGACAGTGCGTGCGCGAG GTGGGCCTCATGGGCGCCTGCAGCGCGGAGACCATGTGCAGCGCGGAGCATTCGCACTGCAGCGCAAACCTCACGTGCCAGTGTTACCAGGGCCGGCGTTACGACGGCTCCAAGTGCGTGGCCGACGTGCGCGGCGAGGGCCTGCGGTTTCGCGCCGGCTTCTTCGTGCTCGTCGCCGCGTTGTGCCTCATCGCGCTGGCCGCCCTGGTGGGCACGGCGGTCGCGCGAGCCGCGTGCCAGCTGCTGCCGATCAGGCACGGCGCACGGGACAGCAGGCACCGCCGGCTCGTCGTCAGGCTGCTCTGA
- the LOC135900448 gene encoding uncharacterized protein, with protein MDVSVLTRAVCLLVLTVLGTLCDEQNSQETEVHISAQEEVVYVGDDVSFVCTVRASDASKSAVSWFMYEQDVTGAPFAVVQTSQGESYYISTLTIKKAQFNYTSMVRCKVRLDGDRVFHLSTPMTITQRLDGGKKLVGEPCAATSECALEHSACRPPAAGGGARVCQCDDAHPVYSSLEMRCLELAKLEQSCVDSAQCAGADNGSQCEEHVCRCRAGFSAESDHCVARTDAATCQSTSACLDGNAECVDGRCVCKAGHVLNPGSHRCEESGEQEFQLAIIGVSAVAVLLVLSGVTAACYVLNKRKEAAAATRY; from the exons atggatgTTTCCGTTCTAACACGCGctgtgtgccttctggttctcACCGTTCTTGGAACCCTGTGCGATGAACAGAACAGCCAGGAGACCGAGGTGCACATCTCGGCGCAGGAGGAGGTCGTGTACGTGGGCGACGACGTGAGTTTCGTGTGCACCGTGCGCGCCAGCGACGCCTCCAAGTCGGCCGTCAGCTGGTTCATGTACGAGCAGGACGTCACCGGGGCGCCGTTCGCCGTCGTTCAGACGTCGCAGGGCGAGTCCTACTACATCAGCACGCTGACCATCAAGAAGGCCCAGTTCAACTACACGAGCATGGTTCGCTGCAAG GTGCGACTCGACGGGGACCGAGTCTTCCACCTGAGCACGCCCATGACGATCACCCAGCGGCTGGACGGCGGCAAGAAGCTCGTCGGCGAGCCGTGCGCCGCGACCAGCGAGTGCGCGCTCGAGCACAGCGCGTGTCGGCCGCCCGCGGCCGGGGGCGGCGCGCGCGTCTGCCAGTGCGACGACGCGCACCCGGTCTACTCGAGCCTGGAGATGCGCTGCCTGGAGCTGGCCAAGCTGGAGCAGTCGTGCGTGGACAGCGCCCAGTGCGCGGGCGCCGACAACGGGTCGCAGTGCGAGGAGCACGTGTGCCGCTGCCGCGCGGGCTTCAGCGCCGAGTCCGACCACTGCGTGGCCAGGACGGACGCGGCCACGTGCCAGTCGACGAGCGCCTGCCTGGACGGCAACGCCGAGTGCGTCGACGGGCGCTGCGTCTGCAAGGCGGGCCACGTGCTCAACCCGGGCAGCCACCGGTGCGAGGAGAGCGGCGAGCAGGAGTTCCAGCTCGCCATCATCGGCGTGTCGGCCGTCGCCGTGCTGCTCGTGCTCAGCGGCGTCACGGCCGCCTGCTACGTGCTCAACAAGCGCAAGGAGGCCGCCGCCGCCACCCGATACTGA
- the LOC135900420 gene encoding uncharacterized protein, with protein MSLHQCTATLWLLLTFLGAIASGKNASLTSPPVHNATKTVVPKLTTSFRAPSRSYPATATGAGVTVTPTYPSKSSQGSKRTAPPLVVTTTPHTATRETQEAASVETFVMPSVEGLVKGEIRSSMESGATPAGDVAVRTPALASAVSFVDATSEPSTTSEPYATSTADSLTNVTEQDSAATMATAASTSSTEPEQDDMAYLASLFPDLDLLDDPTPYGSTSTPPSVPTTTPAADAPTIQKPSGYNMSRERYCIAARYCYKDLNERCVMRHMKSVCGCGRAFYRNPETLVCERKLPLLVSLELPEHSYVQEVADKKSLEFKAYESAAQHLIWRLVKSSKLLAGTVIDIEVTGFRPGLMVRSRLVVMSSLVHKLAGNVSAAVHREIQTAIERHNSTGLFLHTGNMRTVAADVAVNPCEDRDSNYCSSYAICTYRKHDYGMSCRCLPGYADVSPDTGHHPGELCFSICEPGHCQNNGTCKSLSFGIECECRDWYIGNRCQFQMKQIIIIVVVVAAVLLTVVGVTFHKYWRKGRLQSCNNQVCRMLIMEPAKRSSAKRHFDTKLSARQPLTDGPHQRTSTCLSPGSASLHSAFSKSLEGALSPVEISVISK; from the exons ATGTCTCTTCACCAATGCACTGCGACGCTCTGGCTGCTGCTGACTTTCCTCGGAG cCATAGCGTCCGGGAAGAATGCGTCACTAACCAGCCCACCTGTTCACAACGCAACGAAGACTGTAGTCCCTAAACTTACCACCAGCTTCAGGGCTCCTTCGCGCTCCTATCCGGCCACTGCTACTGGTGCAGGCGTGACCGTGACTCCAACGTACCCTTCAAAAAGTAGCCAAGGCTCAAAACGTACCGCGCCCCCACTTGTGGTCACAACCACGCCGCATACTGCCACTCGGGAGACTCAAGAGGCAGCGTCCGTGGAAACATTCGTGATGCCATCAGTGGAAGGCCTGGTCAAGGGCGAAATTCGCTCGTCAATGGAGAGCGGGGCCACTCCTGCCGGAGACGTCGCTGTTCGCACACCCGCGCTGGCCTCGGCAGTCTCCTTCGTCGATGCCACGTCCGAACCGAGTACGACATCGGAGCCGTACGCCACGTCAACAGCAGACTCTCTTACGAACGTGACGGAACAAGACTCTGCCGCAACGATGGCTACGGCCGCTTCGACCTCCAGCACCGAGCCTGAACAGGACGATATGGCGTACCTCGCGAGCCTCTTCCCGGATCTCGACCTCTTGGACGATCCCACGCCATACGGCAGCACTTCAACGCCCCCCTCGGTGCCAACGACGACCCCAGCCGCGGACGCGCCGACAATCCAAAAGCCGAGCGGATACAACATGAGCAGGGAGCGTTACTGCATCGCTGCCCGGTACTGCTACAAGGATCTCAACGAGCGCTGCGTTATGCGGCACATGAAGAGCGTGTGCGGGTGCGGCCGAGCCTTCTACAGGAACCCCGAAACGCTGGTTTGCGAAC GGAAGCTGCCGCTGCTCGTCTCTCTCGAACTTCCCGAGCACTCGTACGTGCAGGAGGTCGCAGACAAGAAATCCCTCGAGTTCAAGGCGTACGAGTCGGCCGCGCAGCACCTG ATTTGGCGTCTGGTGAAGAGTTCCAAACTACTCGCCGGCACCGTTATAGACATCGAGGTCACGGGCTTCCGTCCTGGGCTGATGGTGCGCAGTAGGCTCGTGGTCATGTCATCCCTGGTGCACAAGCTCGCCGGCAACGTGTCCGCAGCCGTGCACCGGGAGATTCAGACGGCCATCGAACGTCACAACTCGACCGGACTCTTCCTACATACCGGAAACATGAGGACTGTGGCTGCTGACGTAG CTGTTAACCCATGTGAGGATCGCGATTCGAACTACTGCAGCTCTTACGCCATCTGCACGTACCGGAAGCATGACTATGGCATGAGCTGTCGCTGTCTCCCTGGATACGCGGACGTGTCTCCCGACACGGGGCACCATCCCGGAGAACTCTGCTTCT CCATATGCGAGCCTGGCCACTGCCAGAACAACGGAACGTGCAAAAGCCTCTCCTTTGGAATAGAATGCGA ATGCCGAGACTGGTATATTGGAAATCGATGCCAATTCCAAATGAAGC AAATCATAATCATCGTGGTGGTTGTGGCAGCGGTGCTTCTCACGGTGGTCGGAGTTACATTTCACAAGTACTGGAGAAAAGG GCGCCTCCAGAGTTGCAACAACCAGGTGTGCCGCATGTTGATCATGGAGCCTGCCAAGAGGAGCTCGGCCAAGAGGCACTTCGACACCAAGCTGTCTGCTCGGCAACCACTTACCGACGGCCCTCACCAGCGCACGTCTACCTGCCTCTCGCCCGGTAGCGCTAGCCTGCACTCTGCCTTCTCCAAGAGTCTCGAGGGTGCCCTGTCGCCGGTGGAGATTTCGGTCATCTCCAAGTGA
- the LOC135900421 gene encoding uncharacterized protein, with translation MTNLHWITVVNATWFLATGGDVAGPDHLSTAVVPERQPLRTLSLKAGDVLRLRCDSTVASPLNATFAWLFNGLTIPSDPRPGLYRYKVIDGRQAGRHPHAARYSTLDMGRCGAAHAGMYSCRIIVEGVVVDELRFEVRVTAGSRRGTDSTAASGRDPLTRPELVPAALSFGGRPRPVGRPWRSTPSGLVLGQACASDEVCAATDPVSLCEGGVCICAPTFTLENAQCIKRVGRYQRCGPQVVCRGNSMTCNEGVCECSSDIGERDDDCGDKRPRSTLNLMMIYTTIAVTVFAIGFVLFYTLCQKRYDLNDELKGAFIVTCVIL, from the exons ATGACGAACCTTCACTGGATCACTGTCGTAAACGCGACGTGGTTTTTGGCGACGGGAGGCGACGTTGCTGGGCCAGATCACCTTTCCACCGCCGTCGTCCCAGAGCGTCAGCCGCTTCGCACCCTGTCGCTGAAGGCGGGAGACGTACTGCGGTTGCGGTGCGATAGCACCGTTGCCTCGCCGCTCAACGCCACCTTTGCCTGGCTCTTCAACGGCCTCACTATACCCTCGGATCCCCGCCCAGGACTCTATCGGTACAAGGTCATTGACGGGCGACAAGCTGGCCGCCACCCGCACGCGGCACGTTACAGCACCTTGGACATGGGTCGTTGCGGTGCGGCACACGCGGGAATGTACTCTTGCCGAATAATTGTGGAAGGTGTGGTCGTGGACGAACTGCGGTTCGAAGTACGTGTGACTGCCGGCAGTCGCCGAGGAACCGACTCGACAGCGGCCTCTGGCCGCGACCCGCTGACGCGCCCAGAACTCGTGCCAGCGGCGCTGTCATTTGGAG GTCGGCCCCGCCCGGTGGGCCGCCCTTGGCGGAGCACGCCGAGCGGGCTGGTGCTCGGTCAGGCGTGCGCCAGCGACGAAGTGTGCGCCGCCACCGACCCGGTGTCCCTGTGCGAGGGCGGCGTCTGCATCTGCGCGCCCACGTTCACGCTGGAAAACGCGCAGTGCATCAAGCGCGTGGGCCGCTACCAGCGCTGCGGACCTCAGGTGGTGTGCCGCGGGAACAGCATGACCTGCAACGAGGGCGTCTGCGAGTGCAGCAGCGATATCGGCGAGCGGGACGACGACTGCGGCGACAAGCGCCCTCGAAGCACTTTAAACTTGATGATGATATACACGACGATCGCCGTCACGGTGTTCGCCATAGGCTTCGTTCTCTTTTACACGCTCTGTCAGAAGCGATACGACCTCAACGACGAACTCAAGGGAGCCTTCATCGTCACCTGCGTCATCCTTTAA